GTGGGGTttatggggggttgaggggggtggggtttacggggggggtgttgagggggtggggtttacgggggTGTTGAGCAGGTGGGGTTtatgggggggtttgagggggtggggtttacgggggTGTGTAttgaggggggtgttgaggggggtttacggggaggttgaggggtgggggtttaagggggggtgttgagggggtgggtttacggggtggttgagggggtgggtttcaggggggggtgttgagggggtggggtttacggggggtatgttgagggggtggggtttccgggggggtgttgagggggtggggtttacggggTGGTCGAGGGGCTGGGTTtcaggggggggtgttgagggggtggggtttatGGGGGGATttatggggggggttgagggagttaGGTTTACAAGGGGGGTGTTGAGGGTGTGGGGTTtatgggggggtgttgagggggtggggtttatgggggggttgagggagttggTGTTTACaagggggggtgttgaggtgtgtggGGTTTAAGGGGGGGTGTTGAGAGGGTGGGGTTtatgggggggtgttgagggggtgggttttacaggggggttgagggggtggggtttacgggggggtgttgaggggggtttACGGGGGtagttgagggggggtggggtttacggggggtgttgaggggggtggggtttacggggaggggttggggggtggggtttatgggggtgttgagggggtggggtttacggggggtgttgagggggtggggtttacggggggtgttgagggggtgaggtattgagggggtggggtttacggggggggtgttgaagggggtggggtttacggggggtgttgagggggtggggtttacagggcgtgttgagggggtggggtttacggggtggttgagggggtggggttaacgggggttgggggggtgggctttacggggggtgttgagggggtggggtttacggggggggttgagggggtggggtttacgggggtgttgagggggtggggtttacaggggtgttgagggggtggggtttacgggggggttgagggggtggggtttacggggggtgttgagggggtgggggtttatgggaggggggtgttgagggggtggggtttacaggggggttgagggggtgggtttacggggggtgttgagggggtggggtttacgggagggggtgttgaggggtggggtttacgggaggggggtgttgagggggtggggtttacaggggtgttgagggggtggggtttacgggagggtgttgagggggtggggtttatggggggggtgttgaggggtggggtttacggggggtgttgagggggtggggtttacgggaggggggtgttgaggggggtgttgagggggtggggtttacgggaggggggtgttgagggggtggggtttacgggaggggggtgttgagggggtgggtttaCGGGAGGGGTGtattgagggggtggggtttacgggagggggggtgttgagggggtgggtttacggggagggggtgttgagggggtggggtttacgggggggttgagggggtggggtttacgggggtgttgagggggtggggtttacgggTGGGGGTTGAGCGGGGGTTtacgggggggtgttgagggggtggggtttacgtgaggggttgggggggtggggtttacggggggttgggggtgggggtttacgggggggtgttgagggtgtgGGGTTTAAGGGGGGTGTTGAGAGGGTGGGGTTtatggggggtgttgagggggtgggttttacaggggggttgagggggtggggttaacgggggggtgttgggggggtgggctttacgggaggggggtgttgagggggtggggtttacggggggtgttgagggggtggggtttacgggggggggttgagaggatggtgtttacggggggggtgttgagggggtggggtttacggggggtgttgagggggtggggtttacggggggtgttgggggggtgggctttatgggaggggggtgttgagggggtggggtttacggggggggttgagggggtggggtttacgggggggtgttgagggggtggggtttacgggggGGTTGAGAGGATGGTGTTtacgggggggtgttgagggggtggggtttacggggggggttgagggggtggggtttacgggggtgttgaggggggtggggtttacaggggggtgttgagggggtggggtttacggggggtgttgagggggtggggttaacggggggtgttgggggggtgggctttacgggaggggggtgttgagggggtgggggtttacgggggggggttgaggggggtggggtttacggggggggttgagaggatggtgtttacgggggggtgttgagggggggtttacgggggggttgagggggtggggtttatggggggggttgagggggtgggggtttacgggggtgttgagggggtggggtttacgggggtgttgagggggtggggtttacggggggggttgagggggtggggtttacgggggggttggggggtggggtttacgggggtgttgaggggtggggtttatggggggggttgagggggtggggtttatggggggggtttgaggggggtggggtttacgggggtgttgagggggtggggtttacgggggtgttgagggggtggggtttaagggggggttgagggggtggggtttacggggggggttgggggtgggatttacggggggggttgggggggtgggatttacggggggggggttggggggtggggtttacggggggggttgagggggtggggtttacgggggggttgaggggggtggggtttacgggggggttgggggggtggggtttacgggtgggttgagggggggggtttaTGGGGGGGGTCAGTATTCACTGTCAGGGTCTGGGGGCTCGGGTAGTTGCTCTGCCCCCCCTCCTGAACCTGTCGACATTGGGCTGTGAGATGGATTTGATTATTGACATCGCTCCGACCGTCTCTGTGACAGATCTCTCTGATCGACCAACCCCAAAACTCCCAGCTACTGACGTTGACAGAGTCCTCGGTTCCCTGACCACCTCCTCTTTCGTATCGTGGCAGGTACCAGAGACACTCCACACAACTCTCAACAATCCCTGCCTTTCCTGCAATTCGTACTGGCGcttcagagagagggaatgagacagagagagagagagagaggggcagagacagagagagagacagagagagagagacagagagaaagagagagagagaatcagagagagagacagagagaggcagagagagagagagagacacagagagagacacagagagagagaaagacagagagacagagagagagggagacagagagagggagacagaaagggggagacagcgagagagagagagagagagacagagagagagagagccagggagacagagagagagagagacagagagagagggagacagagagagagagagagagggagacagagagagggagagacagaaagggagagacagagagagagagagagagacagagagacagagggagagagagagacagagagacagagagagagggagacagaaagggagagacagagagagagagagagagacagggagacagggagacagagagagagagacagagagcgagacagagagagagacagagagagagagagagacagagacagagagactgagaaagaccgagagggacagagacagagacagagagagagacacacagagagacagagacagagagagagagacagagagagagagagacacacacacacagagacagagagagagagacagagacagagagagagacagagagagagagagagagaaagacagagagagagagaaagacagagagaggcagacagagagagggagagccagagacagagagactgagaaagaccgagagggagagagacagagacagagagacagagacagagagagggagggacagagagagggacagagacagagagagacagacagagagagagacagacagacagagagggacagagacagaaagagacagacagagagagagagacagacagacagagagagacagagagagagagagagacagagagagagagagggagagagagacagagagagagacagagagagagacagagagagagacagagagagagagagagacagagagagacagagagagagacagagagacagagagagagagagggagagacagagagagagagagagagagagagagagagagagagacagagagagagagagagagacagagagacagagagagagagagagagagagagagagagagcaacagagagagacggagagagagacagagagagagacagagacagagagagacagagagagagagacagagagagagagagtgacggagagagagacagagagagagacagagacagagagagagagacagagagagagacagagagagagacagagacagagagagagagacggagagagagacagagacggagagagagacagagacagagagagagagagagacagagagagagacagagacagagagagagacgttaatcagttaaggtaaagtgtaaaaatggcaggagatcccagacccgtgttatgctcctcgtgctcaatgtgggagttcagggacgcggccgatacccctgactccttcatgtgcgggttggtgagggagacagggaatgggtgaccaaaaggcagagaaggagcagggaaggcagtgcaggtgtcccctgcggtcatctcctccaaaacaggtataccgttttggatactgttgggggagatgactcaccaggggaaggcagtagtagccagactcatggcaccgtggctgactctgctgcacagaagggtgggacaaagtcaggcagggctatagtcataggggattcagtcgtaaggggagtagacaggcgtttctgtggtcgaaaacgagactcccgaatggtatgttgcctcccgggtgcacgggtcagggatgtctcagatcggctgcaggacatactgaagggggagggtgaacagccagttgtcgtggtgcatataggcaccaccgatataggtaaaaaacgggatgaggtcctacaatcagaattcagggagttaggagataagttaaaaagtaggacctcaaaggtagtaatctcaggattgctaccagtgccacgagacagtcagagtagaaattcaagaatagtcaagaatgaatacgtggcttgagagatggtgcaggagggagggggttcagatttttaggacattggaaccggttctgggggcggtgggaccattacaaatcggatggtctacacctgggcaggtctggaaccaatgtcctagggggtgcttttgctaacactgttggggaggttttaaactaatgtggcagggggatgggaacagattaggaagttagaggtcagtaaagaggcagcaactaaagccagttaggttctagataataaactcattgtgactaaggggaagagtagacagggaagagatgatgaacacaaagcgagaagtgtagcaggttaggcagatgaacttagggcttggattcgtacctgggaatatgatgttattggtattacggagacttggttgaggggaaggacaagactggcaactaaatatcccagggtatagatgcttcaggagggatagagagggaggtaaaaggggtggaggggttggaatactgatcagagatgatatcacagctgtgattaaggagggcacgatggaggattcgagcactgaggcaatatgggtagagctaagaaataggaaagggtgcagtaacattgttgggactttactacaggcctcccaaaagcgagcgtgaagtagaggtacaaatatgtagacagattatagaaaaatgtaggaccaatagggtggtcgtgatgggaggttttaacttccccaacattgaatgggactcatgtagtgttggaggcgtagatggagcagaatttctaaggagcatccaggagagtttttcagagcagtatgtaaatagtccaactcgggaaggggccatactggacctggtattggggaatgatcccggccaggtggtggaagtctcagtcggggattactttgggaatagcgatcacaattccgtaagttttaggatagatactcatggacaaagacgagcgtggtcctaaagaaagagtgctaaattggggaaaggccaagtataacaaaattcggcaggagctagggaatgtggattgggagcagctgtttaagggtaaatccacatttgaaatgtgggagtcttttaaggaaaggttgattagacatgtccctgtgaaaatgagggatagaaatggcaagattagggaaccatggatgacgggtggaattgtgagactagctaagatgaaaaaggaagcatacataagatctaggcgacttaaatctgatgaagctttggaggaatatcgggacagtaggacaaatctcaaacgcgcaataaagagggctaaaaggggtcatgaaatatctttggctaacagggttaaggaaaattccaaagtcttttattcgtatataaagagcaagagggtaactagagaaaggattggcccactcaaagacaaaagagggaatttatgcgtggagtcagaggaaatgggtgagattcttaatgagtactttgcatcggtattcaccaaggagagggacatgacggatattgaggctaaggatggatgtttaaatactctaggtcaagtcggcataaggaagggggaagttttgggtattttaaaaggcattaaggtggacaagtccccaggtccggatgggatctatcccaggttactgagggaagcaagggacgaaatagctggggcctgaacagatacctttgcagcatccttgagcacgggtgaggtcccggaggactggagaattgctcatgttgtccctttgtttaagaagggtagcagggataatccagggaattatagacctgtgagcttgacgtcagtggtaggcaaactgttggagaagatactgagggataggatctattcacatttggaagaaaatagatcagtgataggcagcatggttttgtgcagggaaggtcatgtcttacaaacctaatagaattctttgaggaagtgacaacgttaattgatgagggaagggctgtagatgtcatatacatggacttcagtaaggcgtttgataaagtttcccatggccggttgatggaaaaagtgaagtcgtatgggattcagggtgtactagctagatggataaagaactggctgggcaacaggagacagagagtagtggtggaagggagtgtctcaaaatggagaagggtgactagtggtgttccacagggacccgtgctcggaccactgttgtttgtgatatacataaatgatctgggcgaaggtataggtggtctgattagcaaatttgcagatgatacgaagattggtggagttgcagatagcgaggaggactgtcagagaatacagcaaaatatagatagattggagagttgggcagagaaatggcagatggagttcaatccaggcaaatgcgaggtgatgcattttggaagatctaattcaagagcggactgtacggtcaatggaagagtcctggggaaaattgatgtacagagagatctgggagttcaggtccattgtaccctgaaggtggcaacgcaggtcgatagaggggtcaagaaggcatacagcatgcttgccttcatcggacggggtattgagtacaagagtcggcaggtcatgttgcagttgtataggactttggtgaggccacatttgcagttctggtcgccacattaccagaaggatgtggatactttagagagggtgcagaggaggttcaccgggatattgtctggtatggagggtgcgagctatgaagaaaggttgagtagattaggattgtttttgttggaaagacggaggttgaggggggacctgattgaggtttacaaaattatgagaggtatggacagggtggatagcaacaagctttttccagagagagacagagagagagacagagaaagagggagagacagagagagagagagagactgagcgacacagagagagacagagagagagagggaaacagagagagagacagagagagagggagagacagagagagagggagagacagagagagagagacagactgagcgacacagagagagacagagagagcgacacagagagagacagagagggagacagagagagcgacagtgagagagagagacagagagagtgacagagagagagagtgacagagagagagagagacagagagagagagagagacagagagagtgacacagagagagacagagagagagagacagagggagagagagacagagtgagagacagagagacagagagagcgacacagcgagagacagagagagagaccgagagggagacagagagagagacagagagagcgacagtgagagagagagacagagagagtgacagagagagtgacagagagagagacagagagacagagagagagagagagacagacagagagagagagacagtgagacagagagagagggagagagagacagagagagtgacagagagagtgacagagagagagagagagacagtgagacagacagagagatacagagagagagagagagggagagagagagagagacagcgagagagagatacagagagagaaatggggTATGTGGGGAGTAAGGGGAAGATAGGAGAGAGAAGTGAGGAGAGAGGgtaaggcagagagagagggagtaagggagagagggaaagaaggagggagggagagagagagagaaggagggggagagagagggggagggtgggttatgAGGgaaggacagagagggagggaaggctggagagagagaatgagagacagaggggaatgagggaaggacagggagagggggaaggaaggagggagagggagggacacgaGGGAGGGACACGAGGGAGGGACACGAGGGAGGGACACGAGGGAGGGACACGAGGCAGGGACACGAGGCAGGGACACGAGGGAGGGACACGAGGGAGGGACACGAGGGAGGGACACGAGGGAGGGACACGAGGCAGGGACACGAGGCAGGGACACGAGGCAGGGACACGAGGCAGGGACACGAGGGAGGGACACGAGGGAGGGACACGAGGGAGGGACACGAGGGAGGGACACGAGGGAGGGACACGAGGGAGGGACACGGGGGAGGGACACGAGGGAGGGACACGAGGGAGGGACACGAGGCAGGGACACGAGGCAGGGACACGAGGGAGGGACACGAGGCAGGGACACGAGGCAGGGACACGAGGGAGGGACACGAGGGAGGGACACGAGGGAGGGACACGAGGGAGGGACACGAGGGAGGGACACGAGGGAGGGACACGAGGGAGGGACACGAGGCAGGAGGCGGAGATTGAATGTCAGTGCTATTTTggttttctctctctttttttgtCAGGTGGTAAGCGGAACCTCCTGCCCGCCgaccccagcctcctgccctccgacCCCAGCCTCCGTGACCCCCACTTCAGCCCCTGTGACCCCgaccccagcctcctgccctccgaccccagcctcctgccctccgacCCCAGCGTCCCGCCCTCCGACCCCAGCCTCCTGCCCCCCGGACACCCCGCGCCCTACGGCCGAGGCGCCCCGGGCTCTCTTCATGGACGGGAGCCACATCCTGGAGGTGCTGAGGAAGCTGAAGGAGGCCAACTCGCTGGTCCCCCGCCGCCCGCAGCCCCTGGCCGAGCCTGGAGGCCGGGccgggcctccctccccccctcctcccccgcccccggccCCCCGCTGGGGCCCAGCGTAGCCCTCCCGGGAAACCGGGCCTCCTCCTCAGGCTCAGTCCCCCAGCCTCCCAGGGCCTCGTGGAGCCGGCCCCCGGGGTGCAAGGAGCAGCCGCCCGGCCCAGCGGGGGGAGAGCCCCGCCCGGCCTCCCGGGCTAGGCCCCGGCCCGGGGAGAGGGACCGGGGGGGGCCGTTCCCCCCGCTCCCTGAGGAAGGAGTTGGGCCTGTCGGCCTCCCCTCTCAGGCCCGCCCGGGAGGGCAGCGAGGACACCTCGGTGTCAAGCGCGAGCCGGGCCCGTAGGGCAGCCCTCCAGGCCAAGGCTGTAACCCAGACCCTGGCCCTACCTCAGCCCCAGGCCCTTCCTCCGCCGCAGGCCCAGGCCCAACCCCAGGGCCTCCGGAAGCTTCCTGGCAACGCCAGAAGCCCGGTATCTCCGGGAAAGCTGGCCAGCCAGAGGGAAGCCACCCCCAAGGGCGTCCCCAAACCCGTGGGCCCAGCCCAGGGCGAGAGGGTACCTCCCGGGGCAGGGCCGGCCGAAACCCGGCCCCTGGCCCCGCAGGCCCCCTCTACCATCGAGGAGAAGGTGATGAGGGGCATCGAGGAGAACATGCGGCGGTTGAGGCCGCAGGCTGGAGACGCCAAGCCGCTGAAGGTGCCGGCTGGCGGGGGAGGCGGGAGCAGTGGTGGGCCCTCCTCCCTGGCCACCTGGTTTGGATTCCACAGGAGCAAGCTCCCGGCCATGGTGCTGGGCAGGAAGGAGCAGGCCAGGCCAGCTGGGCAGAGGGGAGAGGCCCAGGCTCTCGGCCGGAGGAGGCCTCACAGGGACCAAGAGGCCAAGAGAGGCCTCCCTCGAGACCCAGGGAGGGTGGGCTTCAGGGaggaggccgaggaggaggtggaggaggagggagtgcAGGCTCCAAGCGTTGGCACAGGAGAGGGGACTGACAGCTTCATGCAACAGCTGCTCAACAGGTAAAGGCGTCAGCCCCCCAGTCCCCACCACCATTCTCcccccaatcccactctcccccacccccattctccccccactcccattctccccccactcccattctccccccactcccattctccccccactcccattctccccccactcccattctccccccactcccattctccccccactcccattctcccccaaccccattctcccccccacacccattctcccccccacacccattctcccccccacacccattctccccccactcccattctccccccactcccactctcccccacccccattctcccccaccaccattctccccccactcccactctcccccacacccattctccccccacccccattctccccccactcccactctccccccactcccactctccccccactcccactctcccccacccccattctcccccacccccattctcccccacccccattctccccccactcccattctcccccaccgCCATTCTCCCCCACTGCCATTCTcgccccccaccactctcccccccaccaccattccCGCTCCCAACAACCCTCCCGTCCTCCAATTGTtgagcgggaggaggttacagagatagggagggttgtaggggctggaggaggttacagagatagggaggggtgtagggggctggaggaggttacagagatagggaggggtgtaggggactggaggaggttacagagatagggaggtgtgtagggggctggaggaggttacatagataggggaggggtgtaggggactggaggaggttacagagatagggaggggtgtagggggctggaggaggttacagagatatggaggggtgtaggggactggaggaggttacagagatagggaggtgtgtagggggctggaggagggtacagagatagggaggggtgtaggtgtatggaggaggttacagagatagggaggggtgtagggggctggaggaggttacagagatagggaggggtgtaggggactggaggaggttacagagatagggaggggtgtaggggactggaggaggttacagagatagggaggggtgtagggggctggaggaggttacagagatagtgaggggtgtaggggactggaggaggttacagagatagggaggggtgtaggggctagaggaggttacagagatagggagggttgtagggggctggaggaggttacagagatagggagggttctaggggactggaggaggttgcagagatcgggagggttgtaggggactggaggaggttacagagatagggagggttgtaggggactggaggaggttacagagatagggagggttgtagggggctggaggaggttacagagatagggagggttccaggtgactggaggaggttacagagatagggaggggtgtaggggaatggaggaggttacagagatagggaggggggaagggggctggaggaggttacagagatagggaggggtgtagggggctggacgaggttacagagatagggaggggtgtaggggactggaggaggttacagagatagggaggggtgtagggagctggaggagggtacagagatagggaggggtgtaggggactggaggaggttacagagatagggaagggtgtaggggctggaggaggttacagagatagggaggggtgtaggggctggaggaggttacagtgatagggagggttgtaggggactggaggaggttacagagatagggatgggtgtaggggactggaggaggttacagtgatagggaggggtgtagggggactggaggaggttacagagataggaaggggtggagggggctggaggaggttacagagatagggaggggtgtagggggctggaggaggttacagagataggaaggggtgtagggggctggaggaggttacagagatagggaggggtgtaggggggctggaggaggttacagagaaagggaggggtgtaggggctggaggaggttacagagatagggagggttgtaggggctggaggaggttacagagatagggagggttgtaggggctggaggagggtacagagatagggagggttgtagggactggaggaggttacagagatagggagggttgtaggggctggaggaggttacagagatagggagggggtgtaggggggctggaggaggttacagagatagggaggggtgtaggggctggacgaggttacagagatagggaggggtgtaggggctggaggaggttacagagatagggaggggtgtagggggctggaggaggttacagagatagggaagggtgtagggggctggaggaggttacagagatagggaggggtgtagggggctggaggaggttacagagatagggaagggtgtagggggctggaggaggttacagagatagggaggggtgtagggggctggaggaggttacagagatagggagggttgtaggggctggaggaggttacagagatagggagggttgtaggggctggaggaggttacagaggtagggaggggtgtagggggctggaggaggttacagagctagggaggggtgtagggggctggaggaggttacagagatagggaagggtgtagggggctggaggaggttacagagatagggaggggtgtagggactggaggaggttacagagatagggaggggtgtagggggctggaggaggttacagagatagggaggggtgtagggggctggagaggaggttacagagata
This is a stretch of genomic DNA from Scyliorhinus torazame isolate Kashiwa2021f unplaced genomic scaffold, sScyTor2.1 scaffold_1770, whole genome shotgun sequence. It encodes these proteins:
- the LOC140407666 gene encoding uncharacterized protein — encoded protein: MRGIEENMRRLRPQAGDAKPLKVPAGGGGGSSGGPSSLATWFGFHRSKLPAMVLGRKEQARPAGQRGEAQALGRRRPHRDQEAKRGLPRDPGRVGFREEAEEEVEEEGVQAPSVGTGEGTDSFMQQLLNRVEGKHSWLTSELNKATLYQSRAEQQSSGQAADAWSNGLVRREHLGAKTSDASKGPVVSHLRCSEDIHQLEKVEDASAKYDITSDESLTEILATQSFI